The DNA sequence ATAAATCCATACCCATCAATTTAAGTTCTAATAAAAAAAATAAAATCAAGAGTGCCATTGATGCTCATGTATTCAAAAAGGTCAATCTCATTAATTATAAAAACATTTCAATAGCAGCTTCTTTTATATTACTTATTGGTAGTGGCTTAGCATTTTCATTTTTAAACTTAAACCAAACAACACTTACAACATTAAAAGGCGAACGAAAAGAAATCACACTGCCAGATGGAAGTAGTGTATTTTTAAATGCTAATAGCAGTATCCGTTATTCTAATAATTTTAATAAAAAAAGGAACATACAATTAACAGGTGAAGCCTTCTTTAAAGTAGTAAAAAACACAAAAAGACCTTTTACTGTCACAACAAATAATACAAAAACTCAAGTATTAGGAACTTCTTTTAATATCAATTCAAACATTAACAACAGAACAATAGTTAGTGTAAATACTGGTAAAGTATCCGTTAAATCTAAAAACAACCCTGAAAACAAAGTTGTTTTAACAAAAAATCAGCAAGTCTTGTTTGTAAATAATGGGAGACAAAATTTAAGTTACAACAATAGTGATGATTTAATGGCTTGGACAAAAAACATTATTGTACTTAACAATGAGACTTTAGAAAATACTATTAAAATTTTAGAAAATTGGTACAATGTTTCTATAAATGTTGTAGATGAAGACATAAAGCAGGAAACCATTTCTGGGAAATTTAATAATGAAACATTGAAAAACGTCATAAAAAGTATTGCATTACTCAAAAACTTAAAAATAGAATATTTAACACCTAACCAGATAATTATAAGAAAAAAAACATAGAGTAACCAAACAAAAAAACCCATTTCCGCGGCAACGAAAATGGGCACTATAACAAATAACATTAAAAAAATTAACGTTAATTATTTAAAATGAATACTAAAATACACTTTTTTAAAAATTATTTATCCTTTAAATATTTTTATTTAATCTGTACGCTATTAACTATAAACTTAGCCTCTGCAAATTCAAAAAAATCAGATAACACACAGGTAAACCTAAATATTAAAAATGCATTAGTAACCGAGGTCTTTTCTGCAATTGAAAACCAAACAGATTACACTTTTATTTTTGATAATTCAATTACAAAAACAATTCAAAAAGTTTCTATTAATTCTACAAATGAAGATTTGAAAACCGTTTTATCAAAGCTAACTAAGCAAATTGGGTTTCAATTTAAAATTTTAAATAACACCATTACTGTTCTAAATTTAAAAAAACAGAAAGTTGTTAAAGGCAATGTTGTAGATGAAAGTGGCTTACCCCTCCCTGGTGCCAGTATTATTGAAAAAGGTACTACTAATGGCACCTCAACAGACTTCAATGGAGTATTCGAATTAGCATTAACTACAGAAAATGCAGAATTAGAAATTTCATTCATTGGATATGTCAATAAAACCGTAAAAGCTATTCCTGGTACCTTATTAAAAATTACACTACAAGAAAACGTAAATAGTTTAAACGAAATAGTAGTTACTGCTTTAGGTATTAAACGTGAACAAAAAAAATTAGGGTTTTCACAATCTACAGTTGAAAGCGAAAGCTTGGCACAAACAGCTCCAAACAATTGGTCGTCTGGGTTGAAAGGAAAAGTTGCAGGATTGAATATTGTATCATCAGGTTCTGGACCATTAAATTCACAACAAATAACACTTAGGGGAAACAACTCTTTAAATGCTAATGGTAATAATGCACTTATTGTGGTGGATGGTGTCCCTGTTAATAATGAAATGACAACCTCAGGATCATCCAATGCTTATATTGGAGAAGACTCTCCTATAGATTACGGTAACGGCATTTCAGATCTAAATTTAGATGATATTGAAAATGTAACTGTTTTAAAAGGTCCAGGAGCAACAGCTCTTTATGGTAGTCGAGCAGCTAATGGGGCATTAATTATTACTACCAAATCTGGTAAAAAGTCTAAAGGATTAGGTATTACTTACAATTCAAATATCAGTTTGGATGTTATACAACGCTGGCCAGATTGGCAATATAAATACGGTCAAGGAACCGGAAAAAGCTTTGATATAGAAGGAAACCCTTATTATTCTTATGGTTCTTCTGAAGATGGCAATAGCACTGGTGGAACAAGTAGTGCTTGGGGACCTGAATTTAACGGTCAATACTATTACCAATACGACCCTAATTTAGAAGGGCAATCATTACA is a window from the Pseudalgibacter alginicilyticus genome containing:
- a CDS encoding FecR family protein produces the protein MQEKKFISLAEKYANKTATKEEQQQIEAFYETMQKKHKSIPINLSSNKKNKIKSAIDAHVFKKVNLINYKNISIAASFILLIGSGLAFSFLNLNQTTLTTLKGERKEITLPDGSSVFLNANSSIRYSNNFNKKRNIQLTGEAFFKVVKNTKRPFTVTTNNTKTQVLGTSFNINSNINNRTIVSVNTGKVSVKSKNNPENKVVLTKNQQVLFVNNGRQNLSYNNSDDLMAWTKNIIVLNNETLENTIKILENWYNVSINVVDEDIKQETISGKFNNETLKNVIKSIALLKNLKIEYLTPNQIIIRKKT